A section of the Kluyveromyces lactis strain NRRL Y-1140 chromosome F complete sequence genome encodes:
- the RTT101 gene encoding cullin RTT101 (some similarities with uniprot|P47050 Saccharomyces cerevisiae YJL047C RTT101 Cullin family member subunit of a complex containing ubiquitin ligase activity binds HRT1 and is modified by the ubiquitin like protein RUB1 Regulator of Ty1 Transposition Regulator of Ty1 Transposition), which produces MYRIKVPPSTYSQCDMPLLVPERIKSSKVLYDSLLSELELLLRQYQIPGDDLKHDEKIYFTLQKLIRCKVPRLAKASSNSSQYAAVFKDTFVEDLWSLLSKLINEQVDEEDFTNIEWLTNLCELEDAYKKIQGKVNSLQYYTKAFLRNLPNSLENISCRSLEGYATLVFFSRIANRLHSQLRQTIESFIVEALESRTTSQFSLVKNIIRYDIPIDKSSVLGLFEETTNRIINSFTYSSDHFKRVDSLQKQIIYYCSEYQILCQNLSINTVDILLLKFKYFEDFFDRCMDDQMTIITIIEELGDMIYAYYPWRGEEYDNFVVRVICKMLDEDYLSSFISTYSMSSESFDSNRKAIMKNMITLTFNADIKNIEKVDRWLCKVSEEGQFSGIKDLVRSCCIFMNDIFPPDSKQDELLWNIYKRKYFLRSVLKSLGGSEQLIKTNERFDQQLLCCGLLKSVHILELQQLNDELIESLRMKRAPKITPVILKQSNISDSLDSSEISGLILPEPLNGMVNKQWEYYKVLDRNDHKTMSLQCQLNLLELKSPFRHGISSEIVILHVNLLQASIFHLFNNSARLSLEQIKNTLTETKHNIPQIDSNMEMFLQMNMFKKDSEDCFYLNTKYKPKKEALNDGKLTLYHLPKISPKIMENDKADNRWFTEIVCACIIRTLKQRRKCTKTKLFEYVASAFPGISRGEFKDALGRCGEYYTSENGNVQYLL; this is translated from the coding sequence ATGTATCGCATAAAGGTTCCACCCTCAACGTACAGTCAATGTGACATGCCGTTATTGGTTCCCGAACGAATCAAAAGCTCAAAAGTTCTGTACGATTCTCTGTTATCTGAGCTCGAACTGCTGCTTAGACAATATCAAATCCCAGGAGATGACCTTAAACACGATGAAAAGATATATTTCACTTTGCAAAAATTGATTAGATGTAAAGTACCGAGGCTTGCTAAGGCTTCCAGTAATTCAAGTCAATATGCTGCTGTCTTTAAGGACACGTTTGTTGAAGATCTCTGGTCACTTCTTAGCAAATTGATAAATGAACAGGTGGACGAGGAAGATTTCACGAATATAGAATGGTTAACAAACTTATGTGAGTTAGAAGATGCTTACAAAAAGATACAGGGCAAGGTGAACTCTTTGCAATATTACACCAAGGCTTTTCTCCGGAACCTTCCAAATAGTTTGGAAAATATCTCCTGCCGATCATTAGAAGGCTACGCAACGTTAGTCTTTTTCTCAAGAATAGCAAATCGATTGCACTCGCAACTACGACAAACTATCGAATCGTTTATAGTCGAAGCGTTAGAATCACGTACAACATCCCAGTTCAGTTTGGTCAAGAACATTATCAGGTACGATATTCCAATTGATAAATCGTCAGTGTTGGGgctttttgaagaaaccacTAATCGCATAATTAACTCCTTTACTTATAGTTCTGACCACTTCAAAAGAGTCGACAgtcttcaaaaacaaatcaTATACTACTGTTCCgaatatcaaatattatGTCAAAATTTAAGCATCAATACTGTGGATATTCTTTTATTGAAGTTTAAATACTTCGAGGATTTCTTCGATAGATGTATGGATGATCAAATGACgataataacaataatagAAGAGCTAGGGGATATGATATATGCCTATTACCCGTGGCGAGGTGAGGAATATGATAACTTCGTAGTACGAGTTATATGTAAAATGCTTGACGAAGACTATTTGTCGTCCTTCATCTCCACCTATTCCATGTCAAGCgaatcttttgattctaatCGAAAGGCaataatgaagaatatGATTACATTGACTTTTAATGCAGACATAAagaatattgaaaaagttgaCAGATGGTTGTGTAAGGTTTCTGAGGAAGGGCAATTTTCTGGGATTAAAGATCTGGTTAGATCATGCTGCATTTTTATGAACGACATCTTTCCGCCAGACTCAAAACAAGACGAGTTACTATGGAACATATATAAGAGAAAATATTTTCTACGGTCGGTACTAAAGTCATTGGGGGGTTCCGAGCAGCTGATTAAAACAAACGAGAGATTCGACCAACAGCTACTTTGCTGTGGGCTGTTGAAGTCAGTTCACATTCTTGAACTCCAGCAGCTAAACGACGAACTAATTGAATCATTGAGAATGAAGAGAGCTCCAAAGATAACTCCTGTCATTCTTAAACAATCTAACATCTCGGACTCGTTGGATTCATCCGAAATTTCAGGACTCATACTACCGGAACCATTAAATGGTATGGTGAATAAACAATGGGAGTACTACAAGGTTTTAGATAGGAATGATCACAAAACAATGTCACTCCAGTGTCAGCTAAATCTTCTGGAATTGAAAAGCCCCTTTAGACATGGAATTTCTTCTGAAATAGTGATACTTCACGTTAACCTACTTCAAGCATCAATATTTCACTTATTTAATAACAGTGCTCGTCTTTCACTTGAACAAATAAAAAACACTTTGACAGAAACAAAGCACAATATACCTCAGATTGACAGCAATATGGAAATGTTTTTACAAATGAACATGTTTAAAAAGGATTCTGAGGACTGTTTTTATCTGAATACTAAATACAAACCCAAAAAGGAAGCTCTTAATGATGGTAAATTGACACTGTACCATCTTCCTAAAATATCGCCAAAAATTATGGAAAACGATAAGGCAGATAATAGATGGTTCACTGAAATTGTCTGTGCATGCATTATCAGGACgttgaaacaaagaagaaagtgtacaaagacaaaactttttgaatatgTCGCTTCTGCTTTCCCGGGTATCAGCCGCGGAGAATTCAAAGACGCGCTTGGGAGATGCGGCGAATACTATACATCGGAAAATGGTAACGTACAATACTTATTATAG
- the POP4 gene encoding RNase P/RNase MRP complex subunit (similar to uniprot|P38336 Saccharomyces cerevisiae YBR257W POP4 Subunit of both RNase MRP which cleaves pre-rRNA and nuclear RNase P which cleaves tRNA precursors to generate mature 5' ends binds to the RPR1 RNA subunit in Rnase P) — translation MDRIQPFIEECLFTKCFDNPRKPINENRLTQTLFLMPTDGGLSTKLRKKSKAKLLHSSSMGGSAGLKHPNYKAVNKNSRVLLKEYINKCNNASASCKKLAKRLKISDRDQLQRVLEEKHKDLLEQLPNFETFSSMFEDIWCPYMKELLNIPDNHKVGNPLPLNSQQTLIKLSMADYNGCKLKVSKSKNKSLTGKNGIVIWDAQKTFIIITKGGLVDELKSIPKKGTTFDFEIPINEEESLAYTILGDRFKYRSVDRAGRKFKSRRCDDLLYYIS, via the coding sequence ATGGATCGTATTCAACCTTTTATAGAAGAGTGCTTATTCACTAAATGTTTTGATAATCCAAGGAAACCTATCAATGAGAATAGATTAACACAGACGTTGTTCTTGATGCCAACTGATGGAGGTCTGTCTACCAAGCTtagaaagaagagtaaggcaaaacttcttcattcaAGTAGTATGGGTGGATCTGCTGGGTTAAAACATCCAAATTACAAGGCAGTGAACAAGAATTCAAGAGTTTTGTTGAAGGAATATATAAACAAATGCAATAATGCATCCGCAAGTTGCAAAAAGTTAGCCAAGAGACTAAAAATTTCAGATAGAGACCAGCTACAAAGGGTCCTTGAAGAGAAACACAAAGATTTATTGGAGCAACTGCCgaattttgaaactttctcCTCCATGTTCGAAGATATATGGTGTCCATACatgaaagaattgttgAACATCCCAGATAATCACAAAGTTGGAAATCCATTACCTTTGAACTCTCAGCAAACTTTGATCAAGCTCTCTATGGCTGATTATAACGGGTGTAAGTTGAAGGTATCTAAATCCAAAAACAAGTCATTAACTGGGAAAAATGGTATTGTAATATGGGATGCTCAAAAGACATTCATAATCATAACGAAAGGCGGATTAGtcgatgaattgaaaagcaTACCGAAGAAAGGAACAACTTTCGATTTCGAGATTCCAatcaatgaagaagaatctttAGCCTATACAATTCTTGGTGATAGATTTAAATATAGAAGTGTTGATAGAGCCGGTAGAAAATTTAAGAGTCGCCGTTGCGATGACCTATTATATTACATTAGTTAA
- a CDS encoding uncharacterized protein (no similarity) — translation MNIRNGKELTWFTYGNLVNKSEDELKDVNKRLTRWIDQLRYSDANGLDDNKNRLLDVTRGFLQSFDNEMQHMTNTIESPLTIGSLAKHILTIKLQLRKIQPLFLPLERALHKLGLNIRHYSLLVQWLVTIVGYKLYSELNDLIRRGFEIEVETRSISNDQFYEVCKLFSDLGFDSHYHHFLDPISLPKNNDVNPRFILSILEGLVLTFKTQLQVQSDIKDFEAEAYTFMNYLHNVTLQIYPEEVFAVTRAGFFAVFADVDFYKASISQKLGSSQPLNSQRISYNICGLQSVLTEKDILSANLEITTKWVQDLTEVGPNYHRLLIRMMDFILQQRKPIMSRQYAFELDSKNTIKFMRLMVKHILTYFPGTTNIGDVLGKKAYNMTEKERRWLTKIGVFLKNTRQFQPFSASYFEQYVIKEIIRDNLTIDLVKSILVGKKLELDAPLARFYIVMQQDAGTLNNINRMFSHLSLKITRNNRKNDIILPAKIFPNIYSENSAKLPFNLPGKWVNKHEPRITSDGINVHFYDQPHLHRVIMKPTIFQKTNISINFNLCHAVILDTLFNKKLSWSLDEMISALSVRNQAMFSHYLSSLVKHGLLIRKEDGIFALNLGFKPNSKLLVNNIFTIP, via the coding sequence ATGAATATTCGAAACGGAAAAGAGCTAACATGGTTCACCTACGGTAATTTAGTGAATAAATCAGAGGATGAGTTAAAAGATGTGAATAAACGACTTACACGATGGATTGACCAACTAAGGTACTCGGATGCTAATGGATTGGACGACAATAAGAACCGTTTACTCGATGTCACAAGAGGTTTCTTACAAAGCTTTGACAATGAAATGCAGCATATGACTAACACTATTGAAAGTCCATTGACTATTGGGAGCTTGGCAAAACACATCCTAACAATAAAACTTCAACTAAGGAAAATACAGCCTCTTTTCTTACCTTTAGAGCGAGCACTACACAAACTCGGGTTAAATATACGACATTACTCACTTCTCGTACAATGGCTGGTCACCATTGTTGGATATAAATTATATTCTGAGTTGAACGATCTAATTAGAAGAGGGTTTGAAATTGAGGTTGAGACAAGATCCATATCGAATGACCAGTTTTATGAGGTTTGCAAGTTATTTTCAGACTTAGGATTTGATTCacattatcatcattttttgGATCCGATATCCCTACCTAAGAACAACGATGTTAATCCACGATTTATCTTATCTATTCTCGAGGGCTTGGTATTAACCTTCAAAACCCAATTGCAAGTACAGTCAGATATTAAGGACTTTGAAGCGGAAGCTTATACCTTCATGAATTATTTGCACAACGTGACTCTCCAAATATATCCCGAAGAAGTTTTTGCAGTGACTCGTGCCGGTTTTTTTGCTGTATTTGCTGACGTTGATTTCTACAAAGCTTCGATCTCACAGAAACTCGGTTCATCACAACCGCTCAATTCTCAGCGTATCAGCTATAATATATGTGGTTTACAAAGTGTTTTGACCGAAAAGGATATACTATCTGCTAACCTCGAAATTACTACGAAGTGGGTACAAGATTTGACTGAGGTTGGGCCTAATTACCACCGCCTCTTGATCCGAATGATGGatttcattcttcaacagcGCAAGCCTATAATGAGCCGCCAATACGCATTTGAATTGGACTCTAAAAATACTATTAAATTCATGAGACTGATGGTGAAACACATTCTTACTTATTTTCCAGGCACTACCAACATTGGAGATGTGTTGGGTAAAAAAGCATACAACATGactgaaaaagaaagaagatggCTAACGAAAATAGGAgtattcttgaagaacacTCGACAATTTCAACCATTTTCTGCTTCGTATTTTGAGCAATACGttataaaagaaatcattcGAGATAATCTAACCATAGATCTAGTCAAATCTATTTTAGTTGGCAAGAAACTAGAACTTGACGCTCCCCTCGCTCGCTTTTACATAGTAATGCAGCAGGATGCTGGGACACTAAATAATATTAACAGGATGTTCAGTCATTTGTCATTAAAGATAACGAGAAACAATAGGAAGAACGATATCATCTTACCAGCAAAAATATTTCCTAATATTTACTCAGAAAATTCGGCAAAACTTCCTTTTAATCTGCCAGGAAAATGGGTTAACAAACACGAACCACGGATTACAAGTGATGGTATTAATGTACACTTTTATGATCAACCGCATCTACATAGAGTCATCATGAAACctacaatttttcaaaaaaccAACATATCCATAAACTTCAATTTATGTCATGCTGTCATTCTTGATACATTGTTCAATAAAAAACTAAGCTGGTCGCTAGATGAAATGATTAGTGCTCTTTCCGTTCGCAACCAAGCAATGTTCAGCCATTATTTATCATCCTTAGTCAAGCACGGACTCTTGATCAGGAAAGAAGATGGCATATTTGCACTTAATCTTGGATTCAAACCTAACAGTAAACTTCTGGTGAATAATATTTTCACAATACCATGA
- the AIM22 gene encoding putative lipoate--protein ligase (similar to uniprot|P47051 Saccharomyces cerevisiae YJL046W Hypothetical ORF), with product MISKCTHRVATTLLRSGISVPKRLYTPANNQIPFELDETDEKYKELNNIYRELFTPTDKANILTTKDIESNKRSEVDEINEELNSLYSVGVLSPAELEDAVKSNGRFVIRSVSTNPYFNLALEDYVFRNTPLTENKTGNERILLYTNDKCVVVGKNQNPWKETYMRNIASRGYNFVRRRSGGGAVVHDLGNVNYSYLTSRESFRREFFNQQLVQWLSNENITLNDRGDLIYKGYKISGSAFKIAKGKAYHHGTMLIDSDLAQFKGLLKPDVIPGVEWTCNSVESVRSKVDNIGGKAISSIDDFCNLITDQFRNLVDDSEIPMFYCDESSSLLEITEISENLRSKEWKFMSGPRFEVICNDVTIKVEKGVIIESDWPELVGMPFYKFYDEVREDDKIFKHLL from the coding sequence ATGATCAGTAAATGTACGCATCGAGTAGCGACAACGCTATTGAGAAGTGGTATATCCGTTCCAAAACGACTATATACTCCAGCAAATAATCAGATTCCATTTGAACTGGATGAAACAgatgaaaaatacaaagaGCTCAACAACATCTATCGTGAGCTCTTCACTCCAACAGATAAAGCTAACATTCTTACTACAAAAGATATTGAATCAAACAAGCGTtctgaagttgatgaaataaatgaaGAGCTAAATTCCTTGTATTCTGTCGGTGTACTTTCACCAGCGGAGCTGGAAGACGCGGTAAAAAGTAATGGAAGGTTCGTCATCAGAAGTGTATCTACCAACCCATACTTCAACCTAGCTTTAGAGGACTATGTGTTTCGTAATACGCCTTTAACTGAGAACAAAACgggaaatgaaagaatacTGCTTTATACCAATGATAAATGTGTCGTTGTCGGTAAGAATCAAAACCCATGGAAGGAAACGTACATGAGAAATATCGCATCAAGAGGGTACAATTTTGTAAGAAGACGTTCAGGTGGAGGTGCAGTAGTGCATGATTTAGGAAATGTTAACTATTCGTATTTGACGTCGAGAGAAAGTTTCCGCAGAGAGTTCTTCAATCAGCAACTTGTACAATGGTTAAGTAATGAGAACATTACGTTGAACGATAGAGGCGATTTGATCTATAAAGGTTATAAGATAAGTGGTAGTGCTTTCAAAATAGCTAAAGGAAAAGCTTATCACCACGGCACAATGCTAATAGATTCAGACCTGGCTCAATTCAAAGGTTTACTAAAACCGGATGTAATTCCTGGGGTTGAATGGACATGTAATAGTGTCGAAAGTGTTAGATCTAAGGTTGATAACATTGGCGGAAAAGCAATATCGTCAATTGATGACTTTTGCAATTTGATTACGGATCAGTTCAGAAATCTGGTTGATGACTCTGAAATTCCTATGTTTTATTGTGATGAATCAAGTTCTTTACTCGAGATCACAGAGATCTCCGAAAACTTACGGAGCAAAGAATGGAAATTTATGTCAGGCCCAAGGTTTGAGGTAATTTGTAATGACGTTACAATAAAGGTCGAGAAGGGTGTAATTATTGAATCTGACTGGCCTGAATTAGTTGGGATGCCATTTTACAAATTTTATGACGAAGTAAGGGAAGATgacaaaatattcaaacaTTTACTGTAA
- the PTR3 gene encoding Ptr3p (similar to uniprot|P43606 Saccharomyces cerevisiae YFR029W PTR3 Component of the SPS plasma membrane amino acid sensor system (Ssy1p-Ptr3p-Ssy5p) which senses external amino acid concentration and transmits intracellular signals that result in regulation of expression of amino acid permease genes): MSIEQILKDLEQNLFLPSEILRSGNKISVKYRYIDDAYVQSCGCIMSEQLSKEIQTSLSATCPVCHTASVTGVGPVGPLRHLYDQLRFYQNNKPPNEDILEDPTLTQSTERSRRHSDKSHSLLSLFLQVASKVATEDEQDSPVKNGALKDVNDVQNFKASAEEPIAVETGSLDNISNSKTIPIQDNNSSMVETPLFPINTATIASEFNEEKEYYFAKCFPMYRKRSQFNTHSKFLRTKSKLFINNSISPDCTKFALITPNKWEVFSIPSTNSGSKNKEPELLFCGNTNGEFGPNFESLSFPQNATVLQPIYNESWDAATMRTTRKKTKDNSAATALSQWEHIYCKLSNRLLVVAGTRGIFRVFNLSRGGEPIYTYCSSFPIRSIDINPITSIVSCGITGRDRTTGSEQALLLFHRFEFDQSSQSWQFPQPITITLPYRDPIHTLQFSSDGKYLSCSTALESRFLVISLRKINEPRLVMKSLRSLDTSLESEGITDTKLFPGNPNLMCVTSVAFNAPPIVINTKIESINGVQSVAQPTMLLRLDELGSKIHKCEISPRNDSIAFLDRNGTVNILFAPTMMDNEKRRILTVDVVSNAYRMREAASMRFSVDGHTLYILDRKGILYVEDFAFALPQHPEVTKCKQIN; this comes from the coding sequence ATGTCCATTGAACAGATATTAAAGgatttggaacaaaatcTCTTCCTACCTAGTGAGATACTGCGATCTGGGAATAAGATTTCAGTCAAATATCGATACATTGACGATGCTTATGTTCAGTCATGTGGCTGTATTATGTCTGAGCAATTGTCGAAAGAAATTCAGACTTCATTGTCTGCGACTTGTCCAGTTTGCCATACAGCTTCTGTTACTGGTGTTGGACCGGTTGGCCCACTGAGACATCTTTATGACCAATTGCGATTTTACCAAAATAATAAACCTCCAAATGAAGATATACTGGAAGATCCCACTTTGACACAGTCGACTGAAAGGAGTCGACGTCATTCAGATAAATCGCATTCGCTTTTATCgttgtttcttcaagtGGCAAGTAAAGTGGCGACAGAGGATGAGCAAGATTCACCTGTGAAGAACGGTGCGTTGAAAGATGTTAATGATGTGCAGAATTTTAAAGCCTCCGCGGAGGAGCCAATAGCAGTCGAAACAGGATCCTTGGATAACATCTCGAACTCAAAAACGATACCAATTCAAGACAACAATTCATCTATGGTTGAGACACCTTTATTCCCTATTAATACTGCTACGATTGCCTCTGAATTCAACGAAGAGAAAGAGTATTATTTTGCAAAGTGTTTTCCAATGTATAGAAAACGATCGCAGTTCAACACACATTCTAAATTTCTACGAACGAAATCGAAATTATTCATCAATAATTCTATCTCGCCAGACTGTACTAAGTTTGCTCTGATAACGCCAAACAAGTGGGAGGTGTTCTCTATACCATCCACAAATTCTGGCTCGAAGAACAAGGAACCTGAATTGTTATTTTGCGGCAACACTAACGGGGAGTTTGGTCCTAATTTTGAATCACTATCGTTCCCACAGAATGCGACTGTTTTACAGCCCATTTACAACGAGTCTTGGGACGCTGCCACGATGAGgacaacaagaaagaaaacaaaagataaCAGTGCAGCGACAGCACTTTCACAATGGGAACACATATACTGCAAACTGAGTAATAGATTATTAGTTGTGGCTGGTACACGAGGTATATTCCGTGTTTTCAACTTGAGTAGAGGTGGGGAACcaatatatacatactGCTCATCGTTCCCAATCCGTTCGATTGACATAAACCCCATAACTTCCATAGTTTCGTGTGGAATAACAGGCAGAGACAGAACAACCGGTTCCGAACAGGCATTATTACTATTCCACAGATTTGAGTTTGATCAATCATCGCAGAGTTGGCAGTTTCCTCAACCGATAACTATCACATTGCCATATCGCGATCCAATTCATACCTTacaattttcttcagatGGGAAGTATTTATCATGTTCAACTGCATTAGAGTCAAGATTTTTGGTGATATCATTGAGGAAAATCAACGAACCTAGACTTGTCATGAAATCTTTACGCTCCCTAGACACTTCTTTAGAATCTGAAGGTATCACTGATACTAAACTATTTCCAGGTAATCCCAATCTAATGTGCGTCACCTCAGTAGCATTCAACGCCCCTCCAATTGTAATAAACACAAAAATCGAATCCATAAATGGTGTTCAAAGTGTCGCGCAACCAACCATGCTCCTTCGATTGGATGAATTGGGATCTAAGATTCATAAATGTGAGATCTCGCCAAGAAACGATTCTATTGCTTTCTTAGACAGGAACGGTACCGTAAATATACTATTTGCCCCGACAATGATGGATAAcgagaagagaagaatattAACGGTAGATGTTGTTTCTAATGCTTACAGAATGAGAGAAGCCGCATCAATGAGATTCAGTGTTGATGGTCACACATTATACATCCTAGATCGTAAAGGCATTCTCTACGTGGAAGATTTTGCATTTGCTCTACCTCAACATCCAGAGGTAACAAAATGCAAACAAATAAACTAA
- the SHG1 gene encoding Shg1p (some similarities with uniprot|P38337 Saccharomyces cerevisiae YBR258C SHG1 Subunit of the COMPASS complex which methylates histone H3 on lysine 4 and is required in transcriptional silencing near telomeres): MNSNGNDLKEESLDPAKYLAETFKKEGHLDSLKNEILSQNVEGDISLDEFIKSRVRDLVRDRVNEDESLIFKNRGTTTALLEGQLFKDGFKSLNTSNIDVEKLLSDSLDDATTRQKIRTILEAKTNDS; encoded by the coding sequence ATGAATAGTAATGGTAacgatttgaaagaagagtcTTTAGATCCTGCCAAATATTTGGCGGAAACTTTTAAGAAGGAGGGTCATTTAGACAGTTTAAAGAATGAAATACTATCTCAAAATGTAGAGGGTGATATTAGCTTGGACGAATTCATAAAGAGCCGAGTAAGGGATTTAGTTCGTGATAGGGtaaatgaagatgagtCTTTAATTTTCAAGAACAGAGGTACCACGACTGCTCTTCTTGAGGGCCAATTATTTAAAGACGGATTCAAGAGTTTAAACACGTCAAATATCGATGTGGAGAAGCTTCTGAGTGATTCACTTGACGATGCGACGACGAGACAAAAGATAAGAACTATCCTTGAAGCCAAAACTAATGATAGTTGA
- a CDS encoding uncharacterized protein (no similarity), protein MQFPLLMQIGLVCLQIFNCVESFPVSSQTHSLSFDTIRRVFNGIDSLLSEIGKNVTILENQLAKSITFDSTTLPEKEISSETNFNELQEALCEFQVVLDNCIRFLPHEYQRVNNSKAHISRVVAGLESMDAIYYRTHKMVANYIAFQTTRLDELSKVMWKCSVENSNTKNGCNNMALKQVQLLENVELTMKLTNSYLDIIKDSKFLTEIKSQQPQNDNFHDPTDIIRLLEEESLEDLSCVTLIFKLLLLFGATSFATPLICFWTGYLKNGSRICEKWAVNITFKEFYIIMELVRRIKA, encoded by the coding sequence ATGCAATTTCCCCTTCTGATGCAGATCGGTTTAGTTTGCTTacaaattttcaattgcGTCGAATCGTTTCCCGTATCTTCTCAAACACACTCACTTAGTTTTGACACCATAAGAAGAGTATTTAATGGAATTGATTCCCTTCTGAGTGAAATTGGGAAAAACGTAACAATTTTGGAAAACCAATTAGCCAAGAGTATCACCTTTGATTCAACTACTTTACCCGAGAAGGAGATAAGTAGCGAaaccaatttcaatgaGTTGCAAGAAGCTCTTTGCGAATTCCAAGTTGTTCTTGACAATTGTATACGTTTTCTCCCGCACGAATATCAGAGGGTGAACAATAGTAAGGCACATATTTCTCGTGTGGTGGCCGGTTTAGAATCTATGGATGCTATTTATTACAGGACGCATAAGATGGTTGCCAACTACATCGCGTTTCAAACTACGAGacttgatgaattgagCAAAGTTATGTGGAAATGCTCCGTTGAAAATTCTAACACGAAAAATGGTTGCAATAACATGGCTTTGAAACAGGTACAATTGCTTGAAAACGTTGAATTGACTATGAAGTTAACTAACTCGTACCTTGATATTATTAAGGACTCCAAATTTTTGACTGAAATCAAGAGTCAACAACCTCAAAACGATAATTTTCATGATCCTACCGACATTATAAGATTACTCGAAGAAGAGTCGTTGGAAGATTTATCTTGTGTGACTTTAATATTTAAATTGTTATTACTTTTCGGCGCTACTAGTTTTGCAACGCCCTTGATTTGTTTCTGGACTGGGTacttgaaaaatggaaGCAGAATATGTGAGAAATGGGCAGTAAATATCACATTCAAGGAGTTTTACATCATCATGGAACTAGTAAGAAGAATAAAGGCATGA